A portion of the Babylonia areolata isolate BAREFJ2019XMU chromosome 4, ASM4173473v1, whole genome shotgun sequence genome contains these proteins:
- the LOC143281239 gene encoding estrogen-related receptor gamma-like isoform X1, whose amino-acid sequence MEIAQQFYHPLHKDIDDYQYHIGTLWSSGMDLGDMAVKHEPPSPMGGMGHCTQPTLEEQFANREYFSDFPLTDDYGSDPGDSPPGSGNISPSGSENSKVLDFEGGGGKGMPDISSSSLQDSSSPEQDSGDGMKRCCLVCFDTASGYHYGVSSCEACKAFFKRTIQGNIEYSCPANGECEITKRRRKACQACRFQKCLRVGMLREGVRLDRVRGGRQKYKRNENGTTLIQPLVSSVPKKPCNETTTTLIDNRYLSTLLALESQLDKLFVSKDYDYADEDVAFRAAISDVADRELVITISWAKQVPGFSTLELVHQMSLLQNSWLEVMCLSLVYRSCPYVGHVCYAEDLQLPEEKVEACKIPQELDSQIRKVCKKFTSLRVSHEEYVLLKAIILCNFDVLGQEPQEVAVRNLQDRLQDSLIDCIRARHGSNPRRLGQLFLVLPAITHVRLLYKQFWEDLRDDGRVMMHKLFQEMLESTS is encoded by the exons GACATAGACGACTACCAGTACCACATTGGGACCCTATGGTCTTCGGGCATGGACCTGGGTGACATGGCAGTCAAACACGAGCCCCCCAGCCCCATGGGGGGAATGGGCCACTGCACGCAGCCCACCCTGGAGGAGCAGTTTGCCAACCGGGAGTACTTCTCCGACTTCCCCCTGACGGATGACTACGGGTCGGACCCCGGGGACAGCCCCCCAGGCAGCGGCAACATCTCCCCAAGTGGTTCTGAAAACAGCAAGGTTCTGGActttgagggaggagggggcaaggGCATGCCAGACATTTCCTCCAGCAGCTTGCAGGACTCCTCCTCCCCAGAGCAGGACAGTGGTGACGGCATGAAGCGGTGTTGTCTAGTGTGTTTTGACACGGCGTCTGGATACCACTACGGGGTGTCGTCCTGCGAGGCCTGCAAGGCCTTCTTCAAGCGTACCATTCAGG gCAATATAGAGTACTCCTGTCCTGCGAACGGCGAATGTGAGATAACAAAGCGACGAAGGAAGGCGTGTCAAGCCTGCCGCTTCCAGAAATGTCTGAGAGTGGGCATGCTTAGGGAAG GTGTGCGTTTGGACAGGGTAAGGGGCGGACGTCAAAAATACAAACGGAATGAAAACGGCACCACCTTGATTCAGCCCCTCGTCTCTTCCGTTCCGAAAAAGCCCTGCAATGAGA CGACAACAACACTGATAGACAACAGGTACCTGTCCACTCTGCTGGCCCTGGAGAGTCAGCTGGACAAACTGTTTGTATCCAAGGACTACGACTATGCCGACGAAGACGTGGCATTCCGCGCAGCCATATCTGACGTGGCTGACAGGGAGCTGGTCATCACTATCAGCTGGGCCAAGCAGGTACCAG GCTTTTCCACATTAGAACTTGTCCACCAAATGAGCCTGCTCCAGAACTCGTGGCTGGAGGTGATGTGCCTCAGCCTGGTGTACCGCTCCTGCCCCTACGTGGGCCATGTGTGCTATGCTGAGGACCTGCAATTGCCTGAGGAGAAGGTGGAAGCCTGCAAAATCCCCCAGGAGCTGGACAGCCAGATCCGCAAGGTGTGCAAAAAGTTCACCAGTCTACGGGTCAGCCACGAGGAGTATGTGCTTCTCAAGGCCATCATCCTTTGTAATTTTG aCGTTCTAGGCCAGGAGCCACAGGAGGTGGCGGTCCGGAACCTGCAGGACCGGCTGCAGGACTCACTTATCGACTGCATCCGGGCGCGGCATGGCTCCAACCCCCGACGCCTGGGCCAGCTCTTCCTGGTGCTGCCCGCCATCACCCACGTGCGCTTGCTGTACAAACAGTTCTGGGAGGATCTGCGCGATGACGGCCGCGTTATGATGCACAAACTTTTCCAGGAGATGCTGGAGTCCACGTCCTGA
- the LOC143281239 gene encoding estrogen-related receptor gamma-like isoform X4, with protein MEDIDDYQYHIGTLWSSGMDLGDMAVKHEPPSPMGGMGHCTQPTLEEQFANREYFSDFPLTDDYGSDPGDSPPGSGNISPSGSENSKVLDFEGGGGKGMPDISSSSLQDSSSPEQDSGDGMKRCCLVCFDTASGYHYGVSSCEACKAFFKRTIQGNIEYSCPANGECEITKRRRKACQACRFQKCLRVGMLREGVRLDRVRGGRQKYKRNENGTTLIQPLVSSVPKKPCNETTTTLIDNRYLSTLLALESQLDKLFVSKDYDYADEDVAFRAAISDVADRELVITISWAKQVPGFSTLELVHQMSLLQNSWLEVMCLSLVYRSCPYVGHVCYAEDLQLPEEKVEACKIPQELDSQIRKVCKKFTSLRVSHEEYVLLKAIILCNFDVLGQEPQEVAVRNLQDRLQDSLIDCIRARHGSNPRRLGQLFLVLPAITHVRLLYKQFWEDLRDDGRVMMHKLFQEMLESTS; from the exons GACATAGACGACTACCAGTACCACATTGGGACCCTATGGTCTTCGGGCATGGACCTGGGTGACATGGCAGTCAAACACGAGCCCCCCAGCCCCATGGGGGGAATGGGCCACTGCACGCAGCCCACCCTGGAGGAGCAGTTTGCCAACCGGGAGTACTTCTCCGACTTCCCCCTGACGGATGACTACGGGTCGGACCCCGGGGACAGCCCCCCAGGCAGCGGCAACATCTCCCCAAGTGGTTCTGAAAACAGCAAGGTTCTGGActttgagggaggagggggcaaggGCATGCCAGACATTTCCTCCAGCAGCTTGCAGGACTCCTCCTCCCCAGAGCAGGACAGTGGTGACGGCATGAAGCGGTGTTGTCTAGTGTGTTTTGACACGGCGTCTGGATACCACTACGGGGTGTCGTCCTGCGAGGCCTGCAAGGCCTTCTTCAAGCGTACCATTCAGG gCAATATAGAGTACTCCTGTCCTGCGAACGGCGAATGTGAGATAACAAAGCGACGAAGGAAGGCGTGTCAAGCCTGCCGCTTCCAGAAATGTCTGAGAGTGGGCATGCTTAGGGAAG GTGTGCGTTTGGACAGGGTAAGGGGCGGACGTCAAAAATACAAACGGAATGAAAACGGCACCACCTTGATTCAGCCCCTCGTCTCTTCCGTTCCGAAAAAGCCCTGCAATGAGA CGACAACAACACTGATAGACAACAGGTACCTGTCCACTCTGCTGGCCCTGGAGAGTCAGCTGGACAAACTGTTTGTATCCAAGGACTACGACTATGCCGACGAAGACGTGGCATTCCGCGCAGCCATATCTGACGTGGCTGACAGGGAGCTGGTCATCACTATCAGCTGGGCCAAGCAGGTACCAG GCTTTTCCACATTAGAACTTGTCCACCAAATGAGCCTGCTCCAGAACTCGTGGCTGGAGGTGATGTGCCTCAGCCTGGTGTACCGCTCCTGCCCCTACGTGGGCCATGTGTGCTATGCTGAGGACCTGCAATTGCCTGAGGAGAAGGTGGAAGCCTGCAAAATCCCCCAGGAGCTGGACAGCCAGATCCGCAAGGTGTGCAAAAAGTTCACCAGTCTACGGGTCAGCCACGAGGAGTATGTGCTTCTCAAGGCCATCATCCTTTGTAATTTTG aCGTTCTAGGCCAGGAGCCACAGGAGGTGGCGGTCCGGAACCTGCAGGACCGGCTGCAGGACTCACTTATCGACTGCATCCGGGCGCGGCATGGCTCCAACCCCCGACGCCTGGGCCAGCTCTTCCTGGTGCTGCCCGCCATCACCCACGTGCGCTTGCTGTACAAACAGTTCTGGGAGGATCTGCGCGATGACGGCCGCGTTATGATGCACAAACTTTTCCAGGAGATGCTGGAGTCCACGTCCTGA
- the LOC143281239 gene encoding estrogen-related receptor gamma-like isoform X5, which yields MDIDDYQYHIGTLWSSGMDLGDMAVKHEPPSPMGGMGHCTQPTLEEQFANREYFSDFPLTDDYGSDPGDSPPGSGNISPSGSENSKVLDFEGGGGKGMPDISSSSLQDSSSPEQDSGDGMKRCCLVCFDTASGYHYGVSSCEACKAFFKRTIQGNIEYSCPANGECEITKRRRKACQACRFQKCLRVGMLREGVRLDRVRGGRQKYKRNENGTTLIQPLVSSVPKKPCNETTTTLIDNRYLSTLLALESQLDKLFVSKDYDYADEDVAFRAAISDVADRELVITISWAKQVPGFSTLELVHQMSLLQNSWLEVMCLSLVYRSCPYVGHVCYAEDLQLPEEKVEACKIPQELDSQIRKVCKKFTSLRVSHEEYVLLKAIILCNFDVLGQEPQEVAVRNLQDRLQDSLIDCIRARHGSNPRRLGQLFLVLPAITHVRLLYKQFWEDLRDDGRVMMHKLFQEMLESTS from the exons GACATAGACGACTACCAGTACCACATTGGGACCCTATGGTCTTCGGGCATGGACCTGGGTGACATGGCAGTCAAACACGAGCCCCCCAGCCCCATGGGGGGAATGGGCCACTGCACGCAGCCCACCCTGGAGGAGCAGTTTGCCAACCGGGAGTACTTCTCCGACTTCCCCCTGACGGATGACTACGGGTCGGACCCCGGGGACAGCCCCCCAGGCAGCGGCAACATCTCCCCAAGTGGTTCTGAAAACAGCAAGGTTCTGGActttgagggaggagggggcaaggGCATGCCAGACATTTCCTCCAGCAGCTTGCAGGACTCCTCCTCCCCAGAGCAGGACAGTGGTGACGGCATGAAGCGGTGTTGTCTAGTGTGTTTTGACACGGCGTCTGGATACCACTACGGGGTGTCGTCCTGCGAGGCCTGCAAGGCCTTCTTCAAGCGTACCATTCAGG gCAATATAGAGTACTCCTGTCCTGCGAACGGCGAATGTGAGATAACAAAGCGACGAAGGAAGGCGTGTCAAGCCTGCCGCTTCCAGAAATGTCTGAGAGTGGGCATGCTTAGGGAAG GTGTGCGTTTGGACAGGGTAAGGGGCGGACGTCAAAAATACAAACGGAATGAAAACGGCACCACCTTGATTCAGCCCCTCGTCTCTTCCGTTCCGAAAAAGCCCTGCAATGAGA CGACAACAACACTGATAGACAACAGGTACCTGTCCACTCTGCTGGCCCTGGAGAGTCAGCTGGACAAACTGTTTGTATCCAAGGACTACGACTATGCCGACGAAGACGTGGCATTCCGCGCAGCCATATCTGACGTGGCTGACAGGGAGCTGGTCATCACTATCAGCTGGGCCAAGCAGGTACCAG GCTTTTCCACATTAGAACTTGTCCACCAAATGAGCCTGCTCCAGAACTCGTGGCTGGAGGTGATGTGCCTCAGCCTGGTGTACCGCTCCTGCCCCTACGTGGGCCATGTGTGCTATGCTGAGGACCTGCAATTGCCTGAGGAGAAGGTGGAAGCCTGCAAAATCCCCCAGGAGCTGGACAGCCAGATCCGCAAGGTGTGCAAAAAGTTCACCAGTCTACGGGTCAGCCACGAGGAGTATGTGCTTCTCAAGGCCATCATCCTTTGTAATTTTG aCGTTCTAGGCCAGGAGCCACAGGAGGTGGCGGTCCGGAACCTGCAGGACCGGCTGCAGGACTCACTTATCGACTGCATCCGGGCGCGGCATGGCTCCAACCCCCGACGCCTGGGCCAGCTCTTCCTGGTGCTGCCCGCCATCACCCACGTGCGCTTGCTGTACAAACAGTTCTGGGAGGATCTGCGCGATGACGGCCGCGTTATGATGCACAAACTTTTCCAGGAGATGCTGGAGTCCACGTCCTGA
- the LOC143281239 gene encoding estrogen-related receptor gamma-like isoform X2, protein MIAQQFYHPLHKDIDDYQYHIGTLWSSGMDLGDMAVKHEPPSPMGGMGHCTQPTLEEQFANREYFSDFPLTDDYGSDPGDSPPGSGNISPSGSENSKVLDFEGGGGKGMPDISSSSLQDSSSPEQDSGDGMKRCCLVCFDTASGYHYGVSSCEACKAFFKRTIQGNIEYSCPANGECEITKRRRKACQACRFQKCLRVGMLREGVRLDRVRGGRQKYKRNENGTTLIQPLVSSVPKKPCNETTTTLIDNRYLSTLLALESQLDKLFVSKDYDYADEDVAFRAAISDVADRELVITISWAKQVPGFSTLELVHQMSLLQNSWLEVMCLSLVYRSCPYVGHVCYAEDLQLPEEKVEACKIPQELDSQIRKVCKKFTSLRVSHEEYVLLKAIILCNFDVLGQEPQEVAVRNLQDRLQDSLIDCIRARHGSNPRRLGQLFLVLPAITHVRLLYKQFWEDLRDDGRVMMHKLFQEMLESTS, encoded by the exons GACATAGACGACTACCAGTACCACATTGGGACCCTATGGTCTTCGGGCATGGACCTGGGTGACATGGCAGTCAAACACGAGCCCCCCAGCCCCATGGGGGGAATGGGCCACTGCACGCAGCCCACCCTGGAGGAGCAGTTTGCCAACCGGGAGTACTTCTCCGACTTCCCCCTGACGGATGACTACGGGTCGGACCCCGGGGACAGCCCCCCAGGCAGCGGCAACATCTCCCCAAGTGGTTCTGAAAACAGCAAGGTTCTGGActttgagggaggagggggcaaggGCATGCCAGACATTTCCTCCAGCAGCTTGCAGGACTCCTCCTCCCCAGAGCAGGACAGTGGTGACGGCATGAAGCGGTGTTGTCTAGTGTGTTTTGACACGGCGTCTGGATACCACTACGGGGTGTCGTCCTGCGAGGCCTGCAAGGCCTTCTTCAAGCGTACCATTCAGG gCAATATAGAGTACTCCTGTCCTGCGAACGGCGAATGTGAGATAACAAAGCGACGAAGGAAGGCGTGTCAAGCCTGCCGCTTCCAGAAATGTCTGAGAGTGGGCATGCTTAGGGAAG GTGTGCGTTTGGACAGGGTAAGGGGCGGACGTCAAAAATACAAACGGAATGAAAACGGCACCACCTTGATTCAGCCCCTCGTCTCTTCCGTTCCGAAAAAGCCCTGCAATGAGA CGACAACAACACTGATAGACAACAGGTACCTGTCCACTCTGCTGGCCCTGGAGAGTCAGCTGGACAAACTGTTTGTATCCAAGGACTACGACTATGCCGACGAAGACGTGGCATTCCGCGCAGCCATATCTGACGTGGCTGACAGGGAGCTGGTCATCACTATCAGCTGGGCCAAGCAGGTACCAG GCTTTTCCACATTAGAACTTGTCCACCAAATGAGCCTGCTCCAGAACTCGTGGCTGGAGGTGATGTGCCTCAGCCTGGTGTACCGCTCCTGCCCCTACGTGGGCCATGTGTGCTATGCTGAGGACCTGCAATTGCCTGAGGAGAAGGTGGAAGCCTGCAAAATCCCCCAGGAGCTGGACAGCCAGATCCGCAAGGTGTGCAAAAAGTTCACCAGTCTACGGGTCAGCCACGAGGAGTATGTGCTTCTCAAGGCCATCATCCTTTGTAATTTTG aCGTTCTAGGCCAGGAGCCACAGGAGGTGGCGGTCCGGAACCTGCAGGACCGGCTGCAGGACTCACTTATCGACTGCATCCGGGCGCGGCATGGCTCCAACCCCCGACGCCTGGGCCAGCTCTTCCTGGTGCTGCCCGCCATCACCCACGTGCGCTTGCTGTACAAACAGTTCTGGGAGGATCTGCGCGATGACGGCCGCGTTATGATGCACAAACTTTTCCAGGAGATGCTGGAGTCCACGTCCTGA
- the LOC143281239 gene encoding estrogen-related receptor gamma-like isoform X6 encodes MDLGDMAVKHEPPSPMGGMGHCTQPTLEEQFANREYFSDFPLTDDYGSDPGDSPPGSGNISPSGSENSKVLDFEGGGGKGMPDISSSSLQDSSSPEQDSGDGMKRCCLVCFDTASGYHYGVSSCEACKAFFKRTIQGNIEYSCPANGECEITKRRRKACQACRFQKCLRVGMLREGVRLDRVRGGRQKYKRNENGTTLIQPLVSSVPKKPCNETTTTLIDNRYLSTLLALESQLDKLFVSKDYDYADEDVAFRAAISDVADRELVITISWAKQVPGFSTLELVHQMSLLQNSWLEVMCLSLVYRSCPYVGHVCYAEDLQLPEEKVEACKIPQELDSQIRKVCKKFTSLRVSHEEYVLLKAIILCNFDVLGQEPQEVAVRNLQDRLQDSLIDCIRARHGSNPRRLGQLFLVLPAITHVRLLYKQFWEDLRDDGRVMMHKLFQEMLESTS; translated from the exons ATGGACCTGGGTGACATGGCAGTCAAACACGAGCCCCCCAGCCCCATGGGGGGAATGGGCCACTGCACGCAGCCCACCCTGGAGGAGCAGTTTGCCAACCGGGAGTACTTCTCCGACTTCCCCCTGACGGATGACTACGGGTCGGACCCCGGGGACAGCCCCCCAGGCAGCGGCAACATCTCCCCAAGTGGTTCTGAAAACAGCAAGGTTCTGGActttgagggaggagggggcaaggGCATGCCAGACATTTCCTCCAGCAGCTTGCAGGACTCCTCCTCCCCAGAGCAGGACAGTGGTGACGGCATGAAGCGGTGTTGTCTAGTGTGTTTTGACACGGCGTCTGGATACCACTACGGGGTGTCGTCCTGCGAGGCCTGCAAGGCCTTCTTCAAGCGTACCATTCAGG gCAATATAGAGTACTCCTGTCCTGCGAACGGCGAATGTGAGATAACAAAGCGACGAAGGAAGGCGTGTCAAGCCTGCCGCTTCCAGAAATGTCTGAGAGTGGGCATGCTTAGGGAAG GTGTGCGTTTGGACAGGGTAAGGGGCGGACGTCAAAAATACAAACGGAATGAAAACGGCACCACCTTGATTCAGCCCCTCGTCTCTTCCGTTCCGAAAAAGCCCTGCAATGAGA CGACAACAACACTGATAGACAACAGGTACCTGTCCACTCTGCTGGCCCTGGAGAGTCAGCTGGACAAACTGTTTGTATCCAAGGACTACGACTATGCCGACGAAGACGTGGCATTCCGCGCAGCCATATCTGACGTGGCTGACAGGGAGCTGGTCATCACTATCAGCTGGGCCAAGCAGGTACCAG GCTTTTCCACATTAGAACTTGTCCACCAAATGAGCCTGCTCCAGAACTCGTGGCTGGAGGTGATGTGCCTCAGCCTGGTGTACCGCTCCTGCCCCTACGTGGGCCATGTGTGCTATGCTGAGGACCTGCAATTGCCTGAGGAGAAGGTGGAAGCCTGCAAAATCCCCCAGGAGCTGGACAGCCAGATCCGCAAGGTGTGCAAAAAGTTCACCAGTCTACGGGTCAGCCACGAGGAGTATGTGCTTCTCAAGGCCATCATCCTTTGTAATTTTG aCGTTCTAGGCCAGGAGCCACAGGAGGTGGCGGTCCGGAACCTGCAGGACCGGCTGCAGGACTCACTTATCGACTGCATCCGGGCGCGGCATGGCTCCAACCCCCGACGCCTGGGCCAGCTCTTCCTGGTGCTGCCCGCCATCACCCACGTGCGCTTGCTGTACAAACAGTTCTGGGAGGATCTGCGCGATGACGGCCGCGTTATGATGCACAAACTTTTCCAGGAGATGCTGGAGTCCACGTCCTGA
- the LOC143281239 gene encoding estrogen-related receptor gamma-like isoform X3, whose protein sequence is MLDTESDIDDYQYHIGTLWSSGMDLGDMAVKHEPPSPMGGMGHCTQPTLEEQFANREYFSDFPLTDDYGSDPGDSPPGSGNISPSGSENSKVLDFEGGGGKGMPDISSSSLQDSSSPEQDSGDGMKRCCLVCFDTASGYHYGVSSCEACKAFFKRTIQGNIEYSCPANGECEITKRRRKACQACRFQKCLRVGMLREGVRLDRVRGGRQKYKRNENGTTLIQPLVSSVPKKPCNETTTTLIDNRYLSTLLALESQLDKLFVSKDYDYADEDVAFRAAISDVADRELVITISWAKQVPGFSTLELVHQMSLLQNSWLEVMCLSLVYRSCPYVGHVCYAEDLQLPEEKVEACKIPQELDSQIRKVCKKFTSLRVSHEEYVLLKAIILCNFDVLGQEPQEVAVRNLQDRLQDSLIDCIRARHGSNPRRLGQLFLVLPAITHVRLLYKQFWEDLRDDGRVMMHKLFQEMLESTS, encoded by the exons GACATAGACGACTACCAGTACCACATTGGGACCCTATGGTCTTCGGGCATGGACCTGGGTGACATGGCAGTCAAACACGAGCCCCCCAGCCCCATGGGGGGAATGGGCCACTGCACGCAGCCCACCCTGGAGGAGCAGTTTGCCAACCGGGAGTACTTCTCCGACTTCCCCCTGACGGATGACTACGGGTCGGACCCCGGGGACAGCCCCCCAGGCAGCGGCAACATCTCCCCAAGTGGTTCTGAAAACAGCAAGGTTCTGGActttgagggaggagggggcaaggGCATGCCAGACATTTCCTCCAGCAGCTTGCAGGACTCCTCCTCCCCAGAGCAGGACAGTGGTGACGGCATGAAGCGGTGTTGTCTAGTGTGTTTTGACACGGCGTCTGGATACCACTACGGGGTGTCGTCCTGCGAGGCCTGCAAGGCCTTCTTCAAGCGTACCATTCAGG gCAATATAGAGTACTCCTGTCCTGCGAACGGCGAATGTGAGATAACAAAGCGACGAAGGAAGGCGTGTCAAGCCTGCCGCTTCCAGAAATGTCTGAGAGTGGGCATGCTTAGGGAAG GTGTGCGTTTGGACAGGGTAAGGGGCGGACGTCAAAAATACAAACGGAATGAAAACGGCACCACCTTGATTCAGCCCCTCGTCTCTTCCGTTCCGAAAAAGCCCTGCAATGAGA CGACAACAACACTGATAGACAACAGGTACCTGTCCACTCTGCTGGCCCTGGAGAGTCAGCTGGACAAACTGTTTGTATCCAAGGACTACGACTATGCCGACGAAGACGTGGCATTCCGCGCAGCCATATCTGACGTGGCTGACAGGGAGCTGGTCATCACTATCAGCTGGGCCAAGCAGGTACCAG GCTTTTCCACATTAGAACTTGTCCACCAAATGAGCCTGCTCCAGAACTCGTGGCTGGAGGTGATGTGCCTCAGCCTGGTGTACCGCTCCTGCCCCTACGTGGGCCATGTGTGCTATGCTGAGGACCTGCAATTGCCTGAGGAGAAGGTGGAAGCCTGCAAAATCCCCCAGGAGCTGGACAGCCAGATCCGCAAGGTGTGCAAAAAGTTCACCAGTCTACGGGTCAGCCACGAGGAGTATGTGCTTCTCAAGGCCATCATCCTTTGTAATTTTG aCGTTCTAGGCCAGGAGCCACAGGAGGTGGCGGTCCGGAACCTGCAGGACCGGCTGCAGGACTCACTTATCGACTGCATCCGGGCGCGGCATGGCTCCAACCCCCGACGCCTGGGCCAGCTCTTCCTGGTGCTGCCCGCCATCACCCACGTGCGCTTGCTGTACAAACAGTTCTGGGAGGATCTGCGCGATGACGGCCGCGTTATGATGCACAAACTTTTCCAGGAGATGCTGGAGTCCACGTCCTGA